CGCATCTTTGTAATGGATAGGAGCAACTACCAAAATGTGGTTGCCTTGGCAAACGATAGTGCGCAAAAAGAGAAAGTAGAACTCTTCTTGAACTTGAGTCAGCCAGGAGAAGATCGCGAAGTTCCCGATCCTTATTTTGGAGGGAACGAAGGCTTTAAAAAAGTTTACGACATGCTAGATGAAGCGGCAGAATCATTCTTGAATCAAGTTGATGAGTAAACTAGGAAAACTCCACCTCATACCTACCCTCTTGGGCGAAACGAATCCCGAAAGGGTCGTTCCGGAGGAAGTCTTGGAAGTGAGTCGCGACTTGATTCATTTTATTGCTGAAAACGAAAAAACAGCGCGACGCTACTTGAAAAAGGCGGGAACGAGAATTCCTCTAAACGACTTGGTTTTCTATCCTTTAAACAAGCGGACAGAGTCTACTGAGATTCCTCAACTCATCAAGCCATTGCTGGAAGGAACTGACATGGGTCTCATCTCTGAAGCCGGACTAGCAGGAATAGCCGATCCGGGTGCCACAGTCGTCGAACTCTGTCACAAAAAAGGAATTCAGGTGATTCCGCATACCGGTGCCTCTTCGATCATCTTAGCGTTGATCGCCTCAGGATTCAACGGACAGCAGTTTACCTTCCATGGGTACTTGCCTATTGACCAGTCAGAACGCAGAAAGGCCATCAGGTCTATGGAAGCTCATCAACGAGATACAGGATATACGCAGATTTTCATGGAAACGCCGTTTAGAAATGAAAAGCTTTTTGAAGAATTGATTCAAGTTTGTCATCCTCAAACACTACTGTGTATTGCTCGAAATATCACTACTGAGAATGAAATGGTGAGAACCCTTCCTGTTCAAAACTGGAAAAAGAATAAGCCGGCTTTGCACAAGCAGCCATGCATATTTGTCATTGGAAACTTGCGTTGATCAATCTTTAGCCAGCTCCAGTACTTCGATTTGATACACCACAGTAGTGTAGGGCGCAACTCTGCCGTCTGCACTTCCGGAACTACCAAAGGCAAGCCATGAAGGAAGAATGACTTCAGCCTTTTCGTGAAGGTGCATTTGCGACATTGCGATTTCCAACCCTTTCAAAACTTGATCCTCATTTCCATAGACAAATCGCAAGGGAGCTGCCATTCTTCTAGAGTCATCAAAGACCTTTCCCGCTAGGTTTCTCCCTTGATAGTGAATGACAATTTCCTTTCCTCTCCTTACTGCTGTGGTATCTCCCTTTAGTATCGTTCTGAAATATGCTCCACCTATTTCGCGATAAGCAGAAGCAACGGTATCTATGCGCATAAGTGAATCGAGTCCGACCAGCTCTTGTAGGCGACTATCCTCCAGCTGTCGTTGTGTTCGCATCCGATCAATTCGCAGGTGGTAAATTAATGTATCCTGATAAGGAAGATCGGTATTCAAAGTATCGCGCAAGGCGGTGACCATTTCAAGACTATCGCCCACTGATCGGCTTTGAAGGAAATCTCGCAAGGGATCACCTCCTCTTTTTACGAATTGATCATAAACGTAGGCTAGCGTATCTGAGCGATGAAGGGGAGTGACCAAAACCTCCACGAAGTACTGCTCTGCTGAATCAAGCGATTGTTCATTATCTGCAAAAGAGAGGAGCTTCCACTGCAGACCTTTGTCCGTTACGTTGTACTTAGGAGGCGATTTACAGGAGAGGAATAAGAGTATAAGGCTAGTCCAAACTAACCAATGACAAATCGTAGAAAAGCGCTGCATTGGAAGGTATTTTGTTTTGATCGCCTGTGAGTCCGTAGCCGAGGTAAGAAGGCAATATAAGTCTTGCACTATCTCCCACTGACAAAAGGGTAACAGCTTCATGAAGGCCGGATACAACATTACCTTCTCCTACTTTAAAGATCACAGGACCACTTAGATTAGTATCGCTAACCCTGGTTCCATCGAGCAAATGCAAACTATAAGAGATAGAAACGACATCTCCTGATTTGGCATTCACCGTATCATCCTCAAGATGATAGATATCGTAACGAATTCCCGTTTTGGTTTCTTTCATTTCCCAACCCGATTGAGCAATGAATTGGTTGATGAGATCAGCTTCTTTGCCGACCTTGCGTTTATTGGCTTCGATTAGCTCGTCTTGAGTAGGCATTCTTTGCTGAGATCCCTGTTTTGAATCGCTGCAAGACGCAGCAAAGAGAAGTGTCCAAAGAATAAGGAGCGTTGCTATTCTCATAAGTCAATGGCTTCTAGTTGAAATCCCGCCTTGGCAACTGCTTCAAATTTTGCGATGGTCTCCGCCAGACTAAGATCACTACGCCCACCTGCAGCCATTTTGTGCCCACCACCTTGAAAAAGAGCCGATGCAATTTTATTCACCTCTACTTTTCCTTTGCTTCTAAGCGAAAGCTTGATGTATCCATCTCTTTCGTAGAAAAATCCGGCTACATGAATTCCCTCGATCGAAAGGGCATAATTTACAAGTCCCTCCGTGTCGCCACTATGGTAGTTAAAGCGTTCCAATTCTTCTTCGCTAAGCGAAATGTAAGCAGCACCGGTTTCTCCAATCACTACCGTCTTTTCACTTAAAGCGTAGCCTCTGAGCCTTAATTGATCCAAAGAAGAATTGTCATAGACTTCGTTGTAAACTCTCACATGATCAATTCCGGTAGACATCAGAGTCGCCGCTATTCTCATGACTTCAGGCGTAACGGAAGAAAAGCGAAATGAACCCGTATC
This region of Cryomorphaceae bacterium 1068 genomic DNA includes:
- a CDS encoding SAM-dependent methyltransferase, whose translation is MSKLGKLHLIPTLLGETNPERVVPEEVLEVSRDLIHFIAENEKTARRYLKKAGTRIPLNDLVFYPLNKRTESTEIPQLIKPLLEGTDMGLISEAGLAGIADPGATVVELCHKKGIQVIPHTGASSIILALIASGFNGQQFTFHGYLPIDQSERRKAIRSMEAHQRDTGYTQIFMETPFRNEKLFEELIQVCHPQTLLCIARNITTENEMVRTLPVQNWKKNKPALHKQPCIFVIGNLR
- a CDS encoding FKBP-type peptidyl-prolyl cis-trans isomerase, with the protein product MQRFSTICHWLVWTSLILLFLSCKSPPKYNVTDKGLQWKLLSFADNEQSLDSAEQYFVEVLVTPLHRSDTLAYVYDQFVKRGGDPLRDFLQSRSVGDSLEMVTALRDTLNTDLPYQDTLIYHLRIDRMRTQRQLEDSRLQELVGLDSLMRIDTVASAYREIGGAYFRTILKGDTTAVRRGKEIVIHYQGRNLAGKVFDDSRRMAAPLRFVYGNEDQVLKGLEIAMSQMHLHEKAEVILPSWLAFGSSGSADGRVAPYTTVVYQIEVLELAKD
- a CDS encoding FKBP-type peptidyl-prolyl cis-trans isomerase; the protein is MRIATLLILWTLLFAASCSDSKQGSQQRMPTQDELIEANKRKVGKEADLINQFIAQSGWEMKETKTGIRYDIYHLEDDTVNAKSGDVVSISYSLHLLDGTRVSDTNLSGPVIFKVGEGNVVSGLHEAVTLLSVGDSARLILPSYLGYGLTGDQNKIPSNAALFYDLSLVSLD